A window from Bacteroidales bacterium encodes these proteins:
- the rplM gene encoding 50S ribosomal protein L13, whose translation MDKLSYKTISANKNSVVKEWILIDAEDQVLGRLASRVAMILRGKHKPSYTPHVDCGDNVIIINAEKVKVTGQKVDQKEYVRHSGYPGSQRFRTVREMMVKDPTFVLNHAIKGMLPKNALGRELLRNVRIYVGPEHKHEAQEPKTIDLNTIK comes from the coding sequence ATGGATAAATTAAGTTATAAAACAATATCGGCAAATAAGAACTCTGTAGTAAAAGAGTGGATTCTTATTGATGCCGAAGATCAGGTATTAGGACGTTTGGCTTCGAGAGTAGCGATGATTCTCAGAGGTAAACATAAACCGAGTTATACACCTCACGTAGATTGCGGCGACAATGTTATCATAATCAATGCGGAGAAAGTTAAGGTTACAGGTCAAAAAGTGGATCAGAAAGAATACGTTCGTCATTCAGGTTATCCCGGTTCTCAAAGGTTTAGAACTGTTAGAGAAATGATGGTTAAAGATCCTACTTTTGTTTTAAACCATGCAATTAAAGGTATGCTTCCTAAAAATGCATTGGGAAGAGAACTTTTAAGAAACGTTAGAATATATGTTGGACCTGAGCATAAACACGAAGCTCAAGAACCAAAAACAATAGATCTTAATACAATTAAATAA
- the rpsI gene encoding 30S ribosomal protein S9, producing the protein MDVVNTIGRRKAAVARIYMKEGSGKIIINKRELENYFPLQTLRYVVNQPFSITSTEGQFDVKVNLKGGGFNGQAEALRLAIARALCEVNKEEYRPLLKAQGMMHRNPRVVERKKPGQPKARKKFQFSKR; encoded by the coding sequence ATGGACGTTGTAAACACCATTGGTAGAAGAAAAGCCGCAGTTGCCCGTATATATATGAAAGAAGGCAGCGGTAAAATTATTATAAATAAAAGAGAATTAGAGAATTACTTTCCGCTTCAAACTCTTCGTTATGTTGTAAATCAACCATTTTCAATTACAAGTACTGAAGGTCAGTTTGATGTTAAGGTTAATTTAAAAGGTGGCGGTTTTAATGGTCAAGCCGAAGCTCTGAGATTAGCTATTGCCCGTGCTCTTTGTGAAGTTAATAAAGAGGAATATCGTCCTTTATTGAAAGCACAAGGAATGATGCATAGAAATCCGAGAGTTGTTGAACGTAAAAAACCGGGTCAACCTAAAGCTCGTAAGAAATTCCAATTCAGTAAACGTTAG